One window of Thermacetogenium phaeum DSM 12270 genomic DNA carries:
- the def gene encoding peptide deformylase, with product MPAYKIVELGDPVLRQKSRPVRVVNKSIRKLLDDMAETMYAAQGVGLAAPQVGISKRVVVVDVGDGLWELINPEIIYQEGEDVGVEGCLSIPGVAGEVKRAYRVRVKGLNRHGGVQVISAEGLGARALQHEIDHLDGILFIDKAIRIKS from the coding sequence ATGCCGGCTTATAAAATAGTAGAACTGGGGGACCCAGTACTGCGCCAAAAAAGCCGTCCGGTACGTGTGGTCAATAAAAGTATACGCAAACTGCTTGATGACATGGCGGAAACGATGTACGCAGCGCAAGGTGTCGGCCTGGCTGCCCCACAGGTTGGTATTTCCAAGCGGGTAGTGGTGGTTGACGTTGGTGATGGCCTCTGGGAACTGATTAACCCGGAGATCATCTACCAGGAGGGCGAGGATGTCGGTGTTGAAGGGTGCTTGAGTATTCCCGGTGTTGCCGGGGAGGTTAAAAGGGCCTATAGAGTGCGAGTCAAGGGTCTCAACCGCCACGGTGGGGTACAGGTAATCAGTGCAGAAGGCCTAGGGGCAAGGGCGCTCCAACATGAGATTGACCATTTAGACGGTATTCTCTTTATTGATAAAGCAATAAGGATCAAGAGTTGA
- the rsmB gene encoding 16S rRNA (cytosine(967)-C(5))-methyltransferase RsmB, whose protein sequence is MIRGNDEMRKNPHQRTSPARDGALRVLIAVDKEGAYANLALQNIRADLKLGADDLALLTELVYGTLRMRGTIDWVIDCFSSTPVSKMSHAVRNIVRLGVYQLLFLDRIPPWAACNEAVEQAKRWRLAGLAGFVNGLLRSIARKREEISHPDPDVDPLSHISVKYSHPAWLVERWLNRYGKEETIALCRANNKPAPLVIRCNTLKITPQELQQQLERENVIARFSMLVPEGLVTNLSSLAELRLFQEGYFAVQDESSMIASLVLNPAPGSFVIDACSGPGGKTTHMAQIMQNRGRILALDVHSHRLELVAKACKRMGVSIVEPKLMDVRELPFQLQEKADYILVDVPCSGLGVIRRRPDLRWRVKPEDLPQHARQQLEILKSASRCLAAGGILVYSTCTTEPEENTGVIRQFLEECKDFQPEDLSLRLPFPLVWEEDKVTARSGFLQLFPHRHGTDGFFVACLRKTIKGG, encoded by the coding sequence ATGATTAGAGGTAATGATGAGATGAGGAAAAACCCTCACCAGCGTACTTCGCCTGCCAGGGATGGCGCTTTGCGTGTGCTCATAGCAGTAGACAAAGAGGGGGCCTATGCCAATCTGGCCCTACAAAATATTAGAGCCGACCTGAAATTGGGAGCAGATGATCTCGCTCTCTTGACAGAACTGGTTTACGGTACTCTGCGGATGCGGGGAACGATCGATTGGGTGATTGACTGTTTCAGCAGCACGCCTGTATCCAAAATGAGCCATGCCGTGCGCAACATTGTGCGCCTTGGTGTTTATCAGCTTCTCTTTCTCGATCGGATACCTCCCTGGGCGGCCTGTAATGAAGCTGTGGAGCAGGCCAAAAGGTGGAGGCTTGCCGGCCTGGCAGGGTTTGTAAATGGGCTGCTGCGCAGCATTGCCCGCAAGCGGGAAGAGATATCCCATCCCGATCCTGACGTCGATCCTCTTTCACATATTAGCGTGAAATATTCCCATCCCGCCTGGCTGGTTGAGCGATGGCTGAACCGTTACGGTAAGGAAGAGACCATCGCTCTGTGCAGGGCAAACAACAAACCGGCTCCGCTGGTTATCCGCTGCAATACCTTAAAAATAACTCCGCAAGAACTGCAGCAGCAACTGGAAAGGGAAAATGTCATCGCCCGTTTCAGTATGCTGGTGCCTGAGGGTCTGGTGACGAATCTGTCATCACTGGCGGAACTACGGCTATTTCAGGAAGGCTATTTTGCCGTTCAGGATGAAAGCTCCATGATCGCCTCTCTGGTTTTAAATCCCGCTCCCGGATCTTTTGTCATCGATGCCTGCAGCGGGCCGGGGGGGAAGACGACCCATATGGCTCAAATCATGCAGAACAGGGGGAGGATCCTAGCCCTCGATGTCCATAGCCACCGCCTGGAGCTTGTCGCAAAAGCCTGCAAGAGGATGGGCGTCAGCATTGTAGAACCTAAATTGATGGATGTTCGAGAACTTCCTTTTCAACTACAGGAAAAGGCGGATTATATCCTCGTCGACGTCCCCTGCTCCGGGCTGGGAGTGATCAGGAGGCGACCAGATTTGAGGTGGAGGGTCAAACCTGAGGATCTACCGCAGCATGCCAGGCAGCAACTGGAAATACTTAAATCTGCTTCTCGCTGCCTCGCCGCTGGAGGTATTCTCGTTTACAGCACCTGCACCACGGAACCGGAAGAGAATACCGGGGTTATCAGGCAGTTTTTAGAAGAATGCAAGGATTTTCAGCCGGAAGATCTCTCCCTGCGGCTACCCTTTCCCCTGGTTTGGGAGGAGGATAAGGTAACCGCTCGGTCGGGGTTCCTGCAGTTGTTCCCCCACCGTCATGGAACTGACGGCTTTTTTGTGGCCTGTTTGAGAAAAACGATTAAGGGCGGGTGA
- the fmt gene encoding methionyl-tRNA formyltransferase, protein MTGKGAAAILKILFMGTSSFGIPTLKRLKDTEWTLLGVVTRPDRPRGRGRRIAAPPVKEFAVECGLPFFQPEDAGELNRLLEGMKPLPDVIVVVAFGMLMPQPVLNLPRLGCINLHPSLLPAYRGAAPIERAVMNGERSTGVTTMFISPEMDAGDIILQEEVPIGENTTAGELASLLAEKGAALMLKTLSLLEEGSAPRRAQDHRLATYAPPIRREEELIDWKRSAGVIFNQIRGMNPRPGAYTVFKGKTLKVWRALVVSNKASGGEPGDVVALDPQEGFVVQTGSGRLLLTEVQPAGKNRMSGAEFLRGYRISPGMRLG, encoded by the coding sequence TTGACAGGGAAGGGGGCGGCAGCGATACTGAAGATCCTGTTTATGGGGACATCTTCCTTTGGGATTCCCACATTAAAAAGGCTCAAAGACACTGAGTGGACGCTGCTGGGGGTTGTTACCCGGCCGGACCGGCCGCGCGGTCGCGGCCGGCGGATTGCGGCGCCTCCCGTTAAGGAGTTCGCCGTTGAATGCGGCCTTCCTTTTTTTCAGCCTGAAGATGCCGGGGAGCTGAATAGGCTTCTCGAGGGAATGAAGCCACTACCGGATGTTATTGTCGTTGTGGCCTTCGGCATGCTCATGCCGCAGCCTGTTCTGAACCTGCCCCGTTTAGGATGCATTAACCTTCACCCGTCGCTGCTGCCGGCTTACCGCGGCGCGGCTCCTATTGAAAGGGCGGTTATGAACGGGGAAAGGAGCACCGGTGTGACCACGATGTTTATTTCTCCGGAAATGGATGCGGGTGATATTATTCTCCAAGAGGAGGTTCCTATTGGGGAAAACACCACTGCCGGTGAACTGGCGTCCCTTCTGGCAGAAAAGGGCGCAGCACTGATGTTAAAAACTTTGTCCTTGCTGGAAGAGGGCTCGGCGCCACGTCGGGCTCAAGATCATCGGCTTGCCACCTACGCCCCCCCCATCCGCAGAGAAGAGGAGTTAATTGACTGGAAACGCTCTGCCGGTGTCATATTTAACCAGATCAGGGGTATGAACCCCAGGCCGGGGGCGTATACTGTGTTTAAAGGGAAGACCCTCAAGGTATGGCGAGCCCTGGTAGTTTCAAATAAAGCAAGCGGCGGTGAACCAGGGGATGTTGTTGCCCTTGATCCGCAAGAGGGATTTGTTGTCCAGACTGGTTCCGGGCGGCTCCTCCTGACTGAGGTTCAGCCCGCAGGTAAAAACCGTATGAGTGGTGCGGAGTTCCTGCGCGGTTACCGGATTTCGCCGGGGATGCGCCTGGGGTAA